From Rutidosis leptorrhynchoides isolate AG116_Rl617_1_P2 chromosome 3, CSIRO_AGI_Rlap_v1, whole genome shotgun sequence, a single genomic window includes:
- the LOC139899242 gene encoding TOM1-like protein 2 yields MDKLDKFKLASSSFGERLMTNSVQMSRIVSTKMKEMLQSPSPESKIVDEATLQTLEEPNWGLNLRICAMINNDQFNGTEIVKAIKKKIGVNNNKNIVGQRLSLDLLETCCSNCDKVFSEVASEKVLDDMVEMINDVRTDDRNRMKAVRLIRAWGESDELMYLPVFRQTHLNLKAKGIPNTRHTGNSSPMHQTTESMVYEQPMTTSDRYPLPDLDLLGIEDDASTYTYVRQSVEQKKELLLVGRNSVDLLSSIIDSGMDPIPINDELTVSILDKCKESLPVVQRIAETTTDDDVLLFEALNLHDELEQIISRCEEIKGILGSYPLKDDNKKPAETVPSPVNAEEIVTTSELKVKEESQTGPSNKYESIEKEQTR; encoded by the exons ATGGACAAACTCGACAAATTCAAACTCGCCTCATCATCATTCGGCGAACGATTAATGACTAACAGCGTTCAAATGTCTCGAATCGTAAGCACAAAAATGAAAGAAATGTTACAATCACCGTCGCCGGAATCCAAAATCGTCGACGAGGCAACGTTACAAACCCTAGAAGAACCTAATTGGGGATTAAACTTACGTATTTGTGCTATGATTAATAATGATCAGTTTAATGGTACGGAAATAGTTAAAGCTATTAAGAAAAAAATTGGGgtgaataataataagaatattgttGGTCAACGATTGAGTCTCGATTTGTTGGAAACTTGTTGTTCGAATTGTGATAAAGTGTTTTCTGAAGTTGCGTCTGAAAAAGTACTTGATGATATGGTTGAAATGATTAATGATGTTAGGACTGATGATCGGAATCGAATGAAAGCGGTTCGGTTGATTCGGGCTTGGGGCGAGTCCGATGAGCTTATGTATTTGCCTGTTTTTCGTCAAACTCATTTG AACCTGAAGGCCAAGGGGATACCTAACACGCGACACACAGGAAACTCGAGCCCTATGCATCAAACAACAGAATCTATGGTTTATGAACAACCTATGACAACCTCTGATCGGTACCCTTTGCCAGATTTAGATTTATTGGGTATAGAAGATGATGCGTCTACTTATACTTACGTTCGCCAATCTGTGGAGCAAAAGAAAGAACTGCTTTTGGTTGGCAGAAACAGCGTTGACCTGCTATCAAGCATAATCGATTCGGGAATGGATCCCATACCGATTAAC GATGAGCTAACGGTTAGTATCCTGGACAAGTGCAAGGAATCTTTGCCGGTGGTTCAGAGAATAGCCGAAACAACAACTGATGACGACGTACTACTCTTTGAAGCGTTGAATCTACACGACGAGCTTGAACAGATCATCTCCAGGTGTGAAGAAATCAAAGGGATATTAGGATCCTACCCATTGAAAGATGATAACAAGAAACCTGCAGAAACTGTTCCGTCTCCAGTAAATGCAGAAGAAATCGTTACAACTAGTGAATTAAAAGTCAAAGAAGAAAGTCAAACTGGGCCGAGCAATAAATATGAAAGTATCGAGAAGGAACAAACCCGTTGA